One Huiozyma naganishii CBS 8797 chromosome 4, complete genome genomic region harbors:
- the KNAG0D00880 gene encoding uncharacterized protein, with the protein MVGTLYAISTNISPRPIFALHVIFLTPLKPAAAGLRVTLSLRFSKYKKRLLFSVVFLLGVSSRATSCVGRKRYPQTSKQSLPIEPPVVSHRDSLRASYRGCDRTKNAHNPTVYWKLVFGISMYTTYPLSTPVRKRNSRECGRGGEYFLSSTTHECVI; encoded by the coding sequence ATGGTGGGAACCCTATACGCAATCTCAACAAATATCTCGCCTCGACCAATTTTTGCGCTGCATGTGATTTTTTTAACGCCGTTGAAACCCGCTGCGGCCGGGTTGCGGGTAACCCTCTCGCTGCGTTTCTCGAAGTATAAAAAGCGGCTGCTGTTCAGCGTTGTGTTCCTCCTGGGTGTCTCCTCTCGCGCTACTTCTTGTGTTGGCAGAAAACGGTATCCGCAAACGTCAAAACAAAGCCTTCCAATTGAACCGCCCGTGGTGTCACACCGCGACTCTCTTAGGGCTTCTTACCGCGGTTGCGACCGCACCAAGAATGCTCACAACCCAACGGTTTATTGGAAACTAGTTTTCGGTATATCAATGTATACTACATACCCTCTTTCCACCCCGGTTCGTAAAAGAAACTCGCGTGAGTGTGGTCGTGGGGGGGAGTACTTTCTCTCCTCTACGACTCACGAATGCGTGATCTGA